The window CGGGAGGCGGGAGCCGGCCCCGGCGGGGCCTGCGGAGCCCGGGGAAGGTCCGGTGGCGGCGCCCGGGGAGGCCCGCGACGCACAGGTAGCCCGAGTGTTGGCGGAGCCAGCGGAGGAAGAGGGCGCGCAGGCCAGACCCCGATCCCGGCCCGGGAACGGCCCGGGGCTGGCTGCGTTGCCGTACCTCCGCCTCCGTCACCCACTTAGCGTTTTAGGAATCAATTACCAGCAGTTCCTGCGCCACTACCTGGAACACTACCCGATCGCTCCGGGCAGAATTCAGGAGCTGGGAGAACGCCGCAGGAGGTTTGTGGAGGCCTGCAGAGCCCGGGAAGCAGCGTTTGATGCCGAGTACCAGCGGAATCCCCAGAGGATGGattttgacattttgacattTACGGTAGCCCTCACTGCGTCCGAGGTCATCAATCCTCTGATAGAGGAACTTGGTTGTGACAAGTACATAAGCAGAGAATAGTCCGGTGGCGAAACCACTGCAGAGGGGAGCCTCTGTTTTCAAGTCTCGCGCCAGTCCTGTCCCTCGATTTTAGAAGGTCAAAGTGTATGAGATAAGGCGAGGCAtagttgcgggggggggggggggagggcgttTATCGCGACAAAGCCtcagaaaagaaattcaaagccTTGTGACTCCTGTAACTGTTGAGTTTGGGGTTGATACAGAGCCTTCTCCCTGTGTTGTGGAAATGACTTTCAAAACTGCTTCACTGAAAAGTGAAGGATAGTTTTCAGGACGTTGAGACCCGATGAAGAACTGTGGCCGGTATCGGAGCCCGTGATGACGAAAGAAACTCTCAAATCGTGATGGGGAGGAGTAAGGAGCCACGGCGGAGTTACCCCGTGGAGAGACTGGAAGCCTATGGCGAGAACTTGACATTGTCCGAATATGTGCTCTGTTCACGTCCGGTTCAACAGAAGGTTTTAGCACGAGATCGACTTTGTGTTCTGTGAAGCATTTCAAACGGCAAGCAGTGTAACTTGTTGTATATATTACCTGATAAACCTTGTATTCGAGAATAGCTGaagattctggattttttttctttcatttttaatgtgtttaagcttttttatttattttttttttttggtaaacctATTCAGAAAACCCCCAAAACGTGAAATATACACGGAAAGTTCTTCCCATCCCTGTCCCCTCCATCCAGTCCCCGCCACAACCCACATCTGCAAGGTGCCTCTCCTGTCGTTGCCTTGTGTACACACAAGCAAATGCaaatttgggtgttttttttttttcatttcttcacaaaAGTGGGCATACTTACTGATTTACACGTTGCTTATTCAGTAAGTATGTACCTTGAAGATCCTTCCAAACCACTGCATTGCCtcgttctttgttctttttcagagcTGCGTTCTGTTTCATTCTGTGGTTGATTATGTTGTAATTTACTTATCCAGGAGCATATCGATGGGCATTCACGTTCTCCATCTTtgtctttagatttttttatgtcAGAAATTcatcatttggggcgcctgggtggcgcagtcggttaagcgtccgacttcagccaggtcacgatctcggggtccgtgagttcgagccccgcgtcgggctctgggctgatggctcggagcctggagcctgtttccgattctgtgtctccctctctctctgcccctcccccgttcatgctctgtctctctctgtcccagaaataaataaacgttgaaaaaaaaatttttaaaaaaaagaaagaaattcatcatttattttagaagataattcttagtaaaatctaatttttgatccgacagattttccttttttttttttttttaaccttttatcgCTTCACCCATTTTctgttggcaaaaaaaaaaaaaaaaaaaaaaaaaaaaatggctgtgaAAGGTAACCTTGTATGCATATCACAGGGCCTGTGCGCAAATGCTTTGATGGAAATGACCTTGTCGTGTTTTGCCATCTGTGCAATGGGGCATAGCGTAACCTTTGATGGTGTAATACGGCATTTTTCCTTGGGGCATCTTCTAATCAGCAGCTTCTTAGATGCTTTGTTATGTGTAACATCCATAGTGTGAATTTCCAGAAGTGAGAATTCTGGGCCAGGGTACTCATTGGAAATTGTATGTATACTCCCTTTTCTGTGAACCCTGTGTTCGTatcttttatccatttctctCCTGAAGAATTGTTGTTCTTTGTTGATTCCAGTAGCTGGCGGTGTAATATGTGAGATAGGATAATAGCTTGTAATGTGAGTTATGGATATCTTTCCCCAGTTAGTCACTTGTGTCTGGTTTTCCTGAAAGCCTTTGGGCAggcaggtttttggttttgttttgttttgttttgttttt is drawn from Felis catus isolate Fca126 chromosome E2, F.catus_Fca126_mat1.0, whole genome shotgun sequence and contains these coding sequences:
- the LOC102902632 gene encoding EP300-interacting inhibitor of differentiation 2, coding for MSELPPDSGVRQTDAANGHRDAPRAEVGGGRREPAPAGPAEPGEGPVAAPGEARDAQVARVLAEPAEEEGAQARPRSRPGNGPGLAALPYLRLRHPLSVLGINYQQFLRHYLEHYPIAPGRIQELGERRRRFVEACRAREAAFDAEYQRNPQRMDFDILTFTVALTASEVINPLIEELGCDKYISRE